The Streptomyces rubrogriseus genomic sequence GCTGGGTGTAACGCGCCCAGTCCCGCAGCTCGTACGTCGCGTCGACGGCCGTGTGCAGCGTGCGCAGCGCCCGGCCGTTGGTCTCCTCCAGGAGCTCGAACCGGGGCGGGCGGCCCTTCTCCATGGCGCGCACCCAGTCCGAGTGCCCGACGGTGACCAGCAGGTCGTCCCCGACCTCGTCGCGCAGGAAGTCGAGGTCGTCCTGCCCCTGCACCTTGTTGCCGACGACCTTCAGGGTGACGCCGAAGTCGCGGGCGTACTCCTTGTACTGGCGGTAGACGGAGACCCCCTTCCGGGTCGGCTCGGCGACGAGGAACGTGATGTCGAAGCGAGTGAACATGCCGGAGGCGAACGAGTCCGAGCCGGCGGTCATGTCCACCACGACGTACTCGTCGCGGCCGTCGACCAGGTGGTTCAGACACAGCTCCACCGCGCCGGTCTTTGAGTGGTAGCAGGCGACTCCCAGGTCGGCGTCCGTGAAGGGCCCGGTGACCATCAAACGGACGGCTCCGCCGTCGAGTTCCACCGGCCGGGCGCAGGCGTCGTAGACCGGATTGTCCTCGCGCACCCGCAGCAGGCGCGAGCCCTCGCCGGGCGGCGTCGTCTTGATCATCTTTTCGGCGGAGGAGATGCGCGGGTTGGTGCCGCGCAGATGGTCCTTGATCAGCGAAAGGTGCTCGCCCATCGCGGGCAGCCCGGCCGCCTCCGCGTCGTCGAGACCCAGCGCTGCCCCCAGGTGCTGGTTGATGTCGGCGTCGATCGCGACGACGGGTGCGCCGGTGGCGGCGAGGTGGCGGACGAACAGGGAGGACAGGGTGGTCTTGCCGCTGCCGCCCTTCCCGACGAAAGCAATTTTCATGTTCACCAAGAGTAGTGGCTTGATAGCTGTAGGTGGCACGAGGGGCGGGCCGGGGGTGAAGAAGACCACTCATTCGTGGGGCACGGCGCCGGGTTGCGTAGGGTCTTACTCATGAGTACGACAGGCGCGAACGCCGATCCGCTCGCGGCCCTGGGCGCCCTGCCCGGCGTGGCCGAGTCCGTGGAGTCCGTACGCAAGGCCGTGGACCGCGTCTACGGTCACCGGATCATGCGGCGCCGCAGCAACGAGATCACCTCCGAGGCGGCACTGCGCGGCGCCCGGGGTTCGGCGGCGCTGTCCGGGGCGGACTGGGCCCTGGAGGAGGTGCGCCGGCGGAGCGACTTCAGTGGAGACGTCGAGGCCCGCGCGGTGGGCGCCGCGTTGCGGCTGACCGCCGAGGCGGGGCAGCTGCTGTCCATCTGGAGGCAGTCGCCGCTGCGCGTGCTGGCCCGGCTGCACCTGGTGGCGGCCGCGGACAAGGCCGACCAGGTGGGGCGGCCCCGCCAGAACGGCGAGCCGGTGGACGAACCGCTGGTCGAGCTGCCGCTGCCCGACGCCGCGGAGGCGCACGGCCGCCTGGACGGGCTGGCCGCGCTGGTCGCGGCCGGCGGTTCCGCGCCGGCGCTGGTGACGGCCGCGGTGGTGCACGGGGAACTGCTGGCGCTGCGCCCCTTCACCTCCGACAACGGCCTGGTCGCGCGCGCGGCGGAGCGCATCGTCCTGGTCGGCAGCGGACTGGACCCCAAGTCGGTGTGCCCGGCCGAGGTCGGTCACGCGGAGCTGGGCCGCGCGGCCTACCTGGCGGCGCTCGACGGCTACGTCTCCGGAACCCCGGAGGGCATGGCCGCCTGGATCGCCCACTGCGGCAAGGCGGTCGCCCTCGGCGCCCGCGAGTCGACGGCGGTGTGCGAGGCGCTCCAGCGCGGGGCGGCGTAGGGCCCGTCCGCGCCTGTTCGTGCTTGTTCCCCGGACAGGGGGCCGGGTCCGTGGGCGGAAGCCAAAGGAATGCGGCGGTACGAGAGCCTCGTACCGCCGCTGGCATGACCACCCGGTTACCAAGCGTCCTCGATATGTGCCCATCAGGCCGGGAACTTCGCCCGTGACCTGGTGCGGCTGGCCCGTAATCGACGGGTCGACGTCGCGTGGGTGCCCGGTGTCCATGCTCGGTCCGTGGGGCCAAATGCGTGTTTAAGGTGATCCTTTCGGATGTCCTTGGTCTCGCGGGCCGTTGAATCCTTTGTACTACCGGTCCCGAGTAAGCGGAAGTGCTCGCCGCACTTCTTTACTTTCACGGTCATACGCGGGTGAAAGGGCTGATCCGGTCGAGGATGAGCCGACGACCGATCGGCCCGAGGGCGCTGATCAGGCCGCCGGGGACCGTCGTCGGCTCGCGTACCAGACGAGACCCGCGGTCGCCGCCGCTGCGCCTATCGCGGCGGCCGCGACGAGGGCGGGACGCGGGGGGACGGACAATCCCCCGATCCGCTGCTTGAGCCGCACCGGGCGATGGAAGTCGAGAATCGGCCACTCGCGCGCGAGGGCTTCCCGGCGCAGCGCCCGGTCCGGGTTGACCGCGTGGGGGTGGCCGACGGCCTCCAGCATCGGCAGGTCGGTCGCCGAGTCGCTGTAGGCGTAGCAGCGGGACAGGTCGTACCCCTCGGACCCGGCCAGCTCCCGGATCGCCTCCGCCTTGGTCGGGCCGTACGCGTAGTACTCCACCTCTCCGGTGAAGCAGCCGTCCGCACCGACGATCATGCGGGTCGCCACCACCCGGTCGGCGCCGAGCAGCTCGCCGATCGGCTCGACCACCTCGGCTCCCGAGGTCGAGACGATCACGACGTCGCGACCGGCGGTGTGGTGCTCCTCGATCAGGGAGGCCGCCTCGTCGTAGATGATCGGGTCGATCAGGTCGTGCAGGGTCTCGGCGACGAGTTCCTTGACCAGCTGGACGTTCCACCCGCGGCACAGTGCGGAGAGGTACTCGCGCATCCGCTCCATCTGGTCGTGGTCGGCGCCGCCGGCGAGGAACACGAACTGGGCATATGCGGTACGCAACACGGCCCTGCGGTTGATCAGCCCGCCTTGGTAGAACGACTTGCTGAACGTGAGCGTGCTCGACTTCGCAATGACCGTCTTGTCCAGGTCAAAGAAGGCCGCCGTGCGGGGCATGGAGTGAGACGCGGAGTGGGGCGAGGGGTGGTTTTCCACAACCCTGAGCATAGGCGCAGCCCATTCGGCGTAAGCTGTGGCGCGTGGGTTTGCCTGAGAGGGCTCTCGGGTACACCATGGAAGTCACGGATCGTTCGCGACCGTGCTAACCCGGTCCGACTCCTCCCCCCCCCGAGTCGGCCGTGGAGACGACCCCCGCTCTCCCCCCCGGCGGGGGTCGTCGCATGTCCGGGTGGGTTTTCCGCTCTTCTTACGATCTGGGCCCCGTGCCGTTGCGGCGCGGGGCTCAGGCGTTGTCGCGACCACGATCCGCTACACAGCGTAGTGACCGGACTGCTCTGCGGCAGTCGCACGCGGGGCGGAGCGGAACCGGAGGAGGGTCACCGGTTCGAGTGAGTCGATATTCACAACCATCGAGTTGTCCACAGTTTTTGACCAAGATCCACACGATTTCCCGGATCGCTGCACCGTGATTCCCATGCGTCCGGGCCGTGCCGACTTCCTCGGCCGGATCTGTTTGCCGGACGCGTGATGTGAGCCGCTCGTGCGGGGACCGCTTTCCGGTTCTTCACGCGGCCGCGAATCGCGGGGCCACGGCGGCTGCGCGAGAGACCACAAGACACGGGGCGCGCCGGCGGTAGCCGCGCCGAAGGGGGAAAGACCATGACTGGAACGATCACGCACGACCCGCCGTCCGCCGCCGGAGGGCGGCAGAGCGGGCCCCTGATCGTCACCGAGGACACGGAGCTCCTCGACGACCTGCTGCGCCTGTGCGCGGCCGCGGGCGCCACGCCGGAGGTGCACCACTCGGTGCCCGTGACGCCGCCTTCACCTCCGTCGACGCCCTCGGCGCCGACGGCGGTGGCTTCCTCGGCGTCGCCCGCACCCGCGGCGGCCGGGAGGCGGACCGGATGGGAGACCGCGCCCCTGGTCCTCGTCGGGGACGACGCCGCGCGGCGGGTCCGGGGAGCGGTGCGGAGACGGGGAGTGGTCCTCGTGGGCCGCGATCAGGACGACTCGGGGATCTGGCAGCGGGCCGTCGAGATCGGCGCCGACCACGTCCTGATGCTGCCCGACGGCGAACAGTGGCTGGTCGACCGCATCGCCGACGTCGCCGAGGGCGTCGGCCGTCCGGCCCTCACCGTCGGCGTCATCGGCGGCCGGGGCGGCGCCGGAGCGTCCACGCTGGCCTGCGCGCTCGCCGTCACCTCGGCGCGGGAGGGGCTGCGCAGTCTCCTGGTGGACGCCGACCCCCTGGGCGGCGGCCTCGACGTCCTGCTCGGCGGTGAGACGGCCGAGGGGCTGAGGTGGCCGGCGTTCGCGGCATCGCGAGGGCGGGTCGGCGGCGGTGCCCTGGAGGAGTCGCTGCCCCAGTTGCATTCGCTGCGGGTGCTGAGCTGGGACCGGGGCGACTGCGTCGCGGTACCGCCGCAGGCCGTTCGAGCGGTGCTCGCGGCGGCCCGGCGAAGGGGCGGCACGGTCGTCGTCGACCTGCCCCGCCGGATCGACGACGGGGTCGCCGAGGTCCTCGCGCAGCTCGACATCGGGCTCCTCGTCGTCCCCGCCGAGCTGCGGGCCGTCGCGGCGGCGGGCCGGGTGGCGGCGGCGGTGGGCATGGTGCTGCGCGACCTCCGGGTCGCGGTGCGCGGACCTTACGGCTCCGGACTCGACGACCGTGAGGTGGCCCGGTTGCTCGGCCTTCCCCTGGCCGGAGAGGTGCCGGTCGAGTCCGGCCTGCTGCGGGCCACGGAGAGCAGACGCCCCCCGGGCACACCCACCCGCGGCCCGCTGGCGCGCTTCTGCCGGGAGTTCTGGGATCGGGCGCTGGCGGAGACGGACGAGCGGGGCGGGAGCGGCTCGTGAGGGGCGTGACCGGGTCGGTGGTGAGCGGTGGAAGGCGGGTCGGGGTGGACGCGGTGGCGGCGGGAGCGCAGAGCGGCTTTGCGGGGGCGGCTGAGGGAGAGGGGCGGGGAGGGCAGGCGCTCGGGGCCCCGGGGACCCCCGACGGACTGGACACGCGGGTGGCTCCGAGCTGGGTGATCCGGCAGCCCGGCAGGCCGCCTACGGGACCGTTGCCGCCCGCTGGTGGCGCTGGGCGCCGGGACCCCGGAGCATCGGCGGGCTCGGCGCCCACGACATGGCTGGGTTCGGCGCCCTCAGGGCTGACGGGACCGGCTCCCGGGTCGGCGTCGGCGCGGACGCAGGCGCAGGGCTCGCTGCGGTCTCCGGTGCCGGTCGCACAGAACGGTCTCGGCGCCGCGCCCGGCATGCTCGACGGTGTGCGGCGGTGGCTCGCCGAGAGCGGGGCGGAGCCGACGCCCGCGCGAGTGGCGCAGGCGTTGCGGGAGCAGGGGCGGGTGCTCGGGGACGCCGAGATCCTCGGTGCCGCCGAACAGCTCAGGTCGGAACTGGTCGGCAGCGGACCACTCGAGCCGCTGCTCGCCGACCCATCGGTGACCGACGTGCTGGTCTCCGCACCGGGCCGGGTCTGGGTGGACCGGGGCGGCGGCCTGGAGCTGGCACCGGTCTCCTTCCCCGACGCGGCGGCGGTACGGCGGCTCGCGCAGCGCCTCGCGACCGTCGCAGGGCGCCGGCTCGACGACGCACGGCCCTGGGTGGACGCCAGGCTGCCCGACGGCACCCGGCTGCACGCGGTGCTGCCACCGGTCGCCGTCGACTGCACCTGCCTCGCGCTGCGGGTCGTACGGCCGCGCGCCTTCACCCTCCGCGAGTTGGCTGCGGCGGGCACCGTGCCGCCCGACGGTGACCGCGTGCTGCGCGCCCTGCTGCGGGCCCGGCTGTCCTTCCTCGTCAGCGGCGGTACCGGCAGTGGCAAGACGACGCTGCTCAGCGCCCTGCTCGGTCTGGTCGGACCGGACGAGCGCATCGTGCTGGCCGAGGACTCGGCGGAACTGCGACCCGACCATCCGCACGTCGTCCGTCTGGAGACGAGACCGGCCAATCAGGAGGGTGCCGGTCTGGTCACCCTGGAGGACCTGGTGCGCCAGGCGCTGCGCATGCGGCCGGACCGGCTGGTCGTGGGTGAGGTCCGGGGTCCCGAAGTGGTCCATCTGCTCGCCGCGTTGAACACGGGCCACGAAGGCGGGTGCGGAACGGTGCACGCCAACGCCGCCGCCGACGTACCGGCGCGGCTGGAGGCGCTCGGCACGACCGCGGGCCTGAACCGCGCGGCTCTGCACAGTCAGCTCGCGGCGGCCCTCTCGGTGGTCCTCCACCTGGTCCGCGACCGCACGGGACGGCGCCGGATCGCCGAGGTGCACGTATTGGAGCGGGACCCCTCGGGGCTGGTGAGGACGGTGCCGGCGCTGCGATGGGGGGCGGAGGCATTCGTGGCCGAACGCGGCTGGCAGCGGCTGCGGGAGCTGTTGCGCGGTGCGGGGGTCGAAGAGCAGGCGTTCGGACGGGAGGCGCGGAGGTGATGAGCATGACGGTGACCGGCACTCCGGTGACGGGCATGCCGGGGACGGGCGAGCTGTCGACGGGCGTGGTCCTGGTGTGCCTGGGCGCGGCCGCCTGGCTGGCAGGAGGGTGGCACTCAGGCGTACGGCGAGCGCGGACGGTCCTCGCCGAGAGCCGGACGCGCGCGACCAGTGGGCCGAGCGGGACTGACGGGTCTGGTGGGACTGACGTGCCTGGTGGGGCATGCGCCGCCGGGTTGCCCGCGGCGCGTCGGACGACGGAGGAGTTGCGGCGTCTCAGGGGCCGGCTGAGGCCCGAGTGGTGGTCACTGGCCGCCGGGCTGGTGCTGGCGATCCTGGGCACCTCGGTGCTGCCGGTCGTCGCGGGGGCGGCCGGAGTGCCAGTACTGCGACGGGTGCGGCTGGCCGCTCGGGAGCGGCGGGCCAAGGAGCGCCGACAGGACGCGGTGATCGCCCTGTGCGGGACGCTCGCCGGGGAGGTGCGGGCGGGGCGGCAACCGGGCGAGGCGCTCCTGTGCGCCGCGCAGGACTCCGCCGGGCTCGGTGAGGCGCAGGCGGCGGTGCTCGCGGCGGCCCGGTTCGGCGGGGACGTCCCCGGCGCGCTGGCGTCGGCGGCCGGGCAGCCCGGCGCCGAGGGACTGCGCGGGCTCGCGGCGTGCTGGCGGGTCGCGGTCGACCAGGGCGCGGGGCTCGCGGCCGGTCTCGACCGGCTGGAGGGCGCGCTGCGCGCCGAGCGGGACCAGCGCTCGGACCTGCGCGCCCAGTTGGCCGGCGCCCGGGCCACCGCCGTGATGCTCGCCGGCCTTCCGGTCCTGGGCCTGCTGCTCGGTGTCGCCCTCGGGTCCGACCCCCTGCACGTGCTGCTGCACACCGGTGCCGGGGTGGGCTGTCTGCTGGCCGGCGGGGTTCTGGAGAGCCTGGGCGTGTGGTGGGTGACGCGGATCGTGCGCGGAGCGGAGGCGGCTTCGTGAACGGCGACTTTGTCCACAGGCTGGGGGCGGCGGTGGCGATGGCGGTGGTCGTCGGCCGGCTGACGCGCGGTCTCGGAGCCGCGCGGCGGGGCCGGGCGCTGCGCAGGCGGCTCAGGGGCCTACTGGCACCGCAGCCGGCGCCGGTCCGCTCCGCCGGGCGACGCGCCGAAGCGCTGAGCGCCCT encodes the following:
- a CDS encoding Fic family protein, which produces MSTTGANADPLAALGALPGVAESVESVRKAVDRVYGHRIMRRRSNEITSEAALRGARGSAALSGADWALEEVRRRSDFSGDVEARAVGAALRLTAEAGQLLSIWRQSPLRVLARLHLVAAADKADQVGRPRQNGEPVDEPLVELPLPDAAEAHGRLDGLAALVAAGGSAPALVTAAVVHGELLALRPFTSDNGLVARAAERIVLVGSGLDPKSVCPAEVGHAELGRAAYLAALDGYVSGTPEGMAAWIAHCGKAVALGARESTAVCEALQRGAA
- a CDS encoding type II secretion system F family protein; translated protein: MPGTGELSTGVVLVCLGAAAWLAGGWHSGVRRARTVLAESRTRATSGPSGTDGSGGTDVPGGACAAGLPAARRTTEELRRLRGRLRPEWWSLAAGLVLAILGTSVLPVVAGAAGVPVLRRVRLAARERRAKERRQDAVIALCGTLAGEVRAGRQPGEALLCAAQDSAGLGEAQAAVLAAARFGGDVPGALASAAGQPGAEGLRGLAACWRVAVDQGAGLAAGLDRLEGALRAERDQRSDLRAQLAGARATAVMLAGLPVLGLLLGVALGSDPLHVLLHTGAGVGCLLAGGVLESLGVWWVTRIVRGAEAAS
- the ssd gene encoding septum site-determining protein Ssd, translated to MTGTITHDPPSAAGGRQSGPLIVTEDTELLDDLLRLCAAAGATPEVHHSVPVTPPSPPSTPSAPTAVASSASPAPAAAGRRTGWETAPLVLVGDDAARRVRGAVRRRGVVLVGRDQDDSGIWQRAVEIGADHVLMLPDGEQWLVDRIADVAEGVGRPALTVGVIGGRGGAGASTLACALAVTSAREGLRSLLVDADPLGGGLDVLLGGETAEGLRWPAFAASRGRVGGGALEESLPQLHSLRVLSWDRGDCVAVPPQAVRAVLAAARRRGGTVVVDLPRRIDDGVAEVLAQLDIGLLVVPAELRAVAAAGRVAAAVGMVLRDLRVAVRGPYGSGLDDREVARLLGLPLAGEVPVESGLLRATESRRPPGTPTRGPLARFCREFWDRALAETDERGGSGS
- a CDS encoding TadA family conjugal transfer-associated ATPase; the encoded protein is MLDGVRRWLAESGAEPTPARVAQALREQGRVLGDAEILGAAEQLRSELVGSGPLEPLLADPSVTDVLVSAPGRVWVDRGGGLELAPVSFPDAAAVRRLAQRLATVAGRRLDDARPWVDARLPDGTRLHAVLPPVAVDCTCLALRVVRPRAFTLRELAAAGTVPPDGDRVLRALLRARLSFLVSGGTGSGKTTLLSALLGLVGPDERIVLAEDSAELRPDHPHVVRLETRPANQEGAGLVTLEDLVRQALRMRPDRLVVGEVRGPEVVHLLAALNTGHEGGCGTVHANAAADVPARLEALGTTAGLNRAALHSQLAAALSVVLHLVRDRTGRRRIAEVHVLERDPSGLVRTVPALRWGAEAFVAERGWQRLRELLRGAGVEEQAFGREARR
- a CDS encoding HAD family hydrolase, translated to MLRVVENHPSPHSASHSMPRTAAFFDLDKTVIAKSSTLTFSKSFYQGGLINRRAVLRTAYAQFVFLAGGADHDQMERMREYLSALCRGWNVQLVKELVAETLHDLIDPIIYDEAASLIEEHHTAGRDVVIVSTSGAEVVEPIGELLGADRVVATRMIVGADGCFTGEVEYYAYGPTKAEAIRELAGSEGYDLSRCYAYSDSATDLPMLEAVGHPHAVNPDRALRREALAREWPILDFHRPVRLKQRIGGLSVPPRPALVAAAAIGAAAATAGLVWYASRRRSPAA
- a CDS encoding ATP-binding protein; protein product: MKIAFVGKGGSGKTTLSSLFVRHLAATGAPVVAIDADINQHLGAALGLDDAEAAGLPAMGEHLSLIKDHLRGTNPRISSAEKMIKTTPPGEGSRLLRVREDNPVYDACARPVELDGGAVRLMVTGPFTDADLGVACYHSKTGAVELCLNHLVDGRDEYVVVDMTAGSDSFASGMFTRFDITFLVAEPTRKGVSVYRQYKEYARDFGVTLKVVGNKVQGQDDLDFLRDEVGDDLLVTVGHSDWVRAMEKGRPPRFELLEETNGRALRTLHTAVDATYELRDWARYTQQMVHFHLKNAHSWGNERTGDDLAAQVDPGFVLGEEVATPA